In Myxococcota bacterium, a single window of DNA contains:
- a CDS encoding enoyl-CoA hydratase, with protein sequence MSEPVLRIEREDALATLTLNRPQAMNALSRELRTALANAFRELAQERAVRAIVLTGAGRAFCAGLDLKELGAGAGPVGGARGGGGDVDIVAAMAGFEGPILGAINGVAITGGFELALACDVLIASSEARFADTHARVGIMPGWGLSQKLSRAIGIYRAKELSLSGNFLDAPTAERWGLVNRVVSPAELLPATRALARDMLSVPDAGLRAYKRIIDAGFAQPFGESLETERRLSGAANRAVTADSVERARVGVRARGRTQVRSEPT encoded by the coding sequence ATGAGCGAACCCGTTCTCCGGATCGAGCGCGAAGACGCGCTGGCGACACTCACTCTGAACCGGCCGCAGGCCATGAACGCGCTGTCGCGCGAGCTGCGCACGGCGCTCGCGAACGCCTTCCGCGAGCTGGCGCAGGAGCGCGCAGTGCGCGCGATCGTGCTCACGGGCGCGGGCCGCGCCTTCTGCGCGGGCCTCGACCTGAAGGAGCTGGGCGCCGGCGCGGGCCCCGTCGGCGGCGCGCGCGGCGGGGGCGGCGACGTCGACATCGTCGCGGCCATGGCCGGCTTCGAAGGGCCGATCCTGGGCGCGATCAACGGCGTGGCGATCACCGGCGGCTTCGAGCTCGCGCTCGCCTGCGACGTGCTGATCGCCTCGAGCGAGGCGCGCTTCGCCGACACGCACGCGCGCGTGGGCATCATGCCCGGCTGGGGCCTGTCGCAGAAGCTCTCGCGCGCGATCGGCATCTACCGCGCCAAGGAGCTCTCGCTCTCGGGCAACTTCCTCGACGCCCCGACCGCCGAGCGCTGGGGCCTGGTGAACCGGGTCGTGTCTCCCGCGGAGCTCCTGCCCGCCACGCGGGCGCTGGCGCGCGACATGCTCTCGGTGCCCGACGCGGGGCTGCGCGCCTACAAGCGCATCATCGACGCCGGCTTCGCGCAGCCGTTCGGCGAGTCACTCGAGACCGAGCGCCGGCTGTCGGGCGCCGCCAACCGGGCAGTCACGGCCGACTCGGTCGAGCGCGCGCGCGTCGGCGTACGCGCGCGCGGCCGCACCCAGGTGCGGAGCGAGCCCACGTGA
- the pflA gene encoding pyruvate formate-lyase-activating protein — translation MPELEAKSPYELRVDLGSGVPETDVRSALASGDMGFLHSFTTGSTVDGPGVRVVAWTTGCTWRCQYCHNPDTWTLGNGIPVAVPKAVDELRKYRHGLKVMSGGLTISGGEPFLQDRFVCKLFAAAHELKVHTAVNTNGFYGSRLSDAELENIDLVLLDMKTWDPERHKRLTGMDPAATRAFAERLAARRRPIWLRFVLVPGLTDDLGDVAQIARFAAGLGNVERVDVLPFHQLGRFKYERLGIPYALKDQEPPSQERVEQVCAVYRDAGLVAY, via the coding sequence ATGCCTGAGCTCGAAGCCAAGAGCCCCTACGAGCTGCGCGTCGACCTGGGCAGCGGAGTTCCGGAGACCGACGTGCGCAGCGCGCTCGCGTCGGGCGACATGGGGTTCCTGCACTCGTTCACGACCGGCTCCACGGTCGACGGGCCGGGCGTACGGGTCGTGGCCTGGACCACCGGCTGCACCTGGCGCTGTCAGTACTGTCACAACCCCGACACCTGGACGTTGGGCAACGGCATCCCGGTCGCGGTGCCCAAGGCGGTCGACGAGCTGCGCAAGTACCGTCACGGGCTCAAGGTCATGTCCGGCGGACTCACGATCTCGGGCGGCGAGCCGTTCCTCCAGGACCGCTTCGTCTGCAAGCTGTTCGCGGCCGCGCACGAGCTGAAGGTGCACACCGCGGTGAACACGAACGGCTTCTACGGCTCGCGTCTCTCCGACGCGGAGCTCGAGAACATCGACCTGGTGTTGCTCGACATGAAGACCTGGGACCCCGAGCGGCACAAGCGACTCACCGGCATGGACCCGGCGGCGACGCGCGCGTTCGCCGAGCGCCTGGCCGCGCGGCGCCGGCCGATCTGGCTGCGCTTCGTGCTCGTGCCGGGACTCACCGACGATCTGGGCGACGTGGCGCAGATCGCGCGCTTCGCGGCCGGGCTGGGCAACGTGGAGCGGGTCGACGTGCTGCCCTTCCACCAGCTCGGACGCTTCAAGTACGAGCGGCTCGGCATCCCGTACGCCTTGAAAGACCAGGAGCCGCCCTCGCAGGAGCGGGTCGAGCAGGTGTGCGCGGTGTACCGCGACGCGGGGCTCGTGGCGTACTGA
- the pflB gene encoding formate C-acetyltransferase, whose amino-acid sequence MTAAWQGFNGGLWQKQIDVRDFIQQNYRPYDGDDSFLAPATPRTQKLWARLQELFVEERRKGVLDVSQIPSSITAHAPGYIDRENELIVGLQTEAPLRRAIMPNGGFRMVQSALEAYGYVPDPHVVEAFTKYRKTHNQAVFDAYTADIRRCRSSHVLTGLPDAYGRGRIIGDYRRVALYGVTRLVEHKKAEKNALDFAMSTDEIIRDREELAEQTRALGELEQMAKSYGCDVSQPARNAREAVQWLYFGYLAGVKEQNGAAMSLGRTSTFLDVYFERDLASGALSESQAQEIIDDFVIKLRIVRFLRTPEYDELFAGDPTWVTESIGGMGDDGRSLVTKTSFRMLQTLYNLGPAPEPNLTIWYSPRLPDGFRRFSARVSIDTSSVQFESDEIMRRAWGDDGAIACCVSPMLLGKQMQFFGARANLAKCLLYAINGGRDEVSGDQIAPKSEPVQGDALDFDDVLAKFERTMEWLAGVYVNAMNVIHYMHDKYAYERLEMALHDYAPLRTMAFGIAGLSVVADSLSAIKHAKVRVTRDSTGLVIDYHTEGAFPMFGNNDNRVDQLAVWAVSTFMQKLRKYPTYRNAVHTQSVLTITSNVVYGKATGNTPDGRRQGEPFAPGANPMHGRDSHGIHASAASVAKIPYRDAADGISLTTTLVPTGLGRIPQDQITNLTAMLDAFFTTTGYHMNVNVLNRETLLDAMDHPEKYPSLTIRVSGYAVNFVRLTREQQMDVINRTFHGGGRHA is encoded by the coding sequence ATGACTGCGGCATGGCAAGGCTTCAACGGCGGTCTGTGGCAGAAGCAGATCGACGTGCGCGACTTCATCCAACAGAACTACCGGCCGTACGATGGCGACGATTCGTTCCTCGCCCCGGCCACGCCGCGCACGCAGAAGCTCTGGGCCCGGCTCCAGGAGCTGTTCGTCGAGGAGCGGCGCAAGGGCGTGCTCGACGTGTCACAGATCCCGAGCTCGATCACGGCGCACGCGCCGGGCTACATCGACCGCGAGAACGAGCTGATCGTCGGCCTGCAGACCGAGGCGCCGTTGCGGCGCGCGATCATGCCGAACGGCGGCTTCCGCATGGTGCAGAGCGCGCTCGAGGCCTACGGCTACGTGCCCGACCCGCACGTGGTCGAGGCCTTCACCAAGTACCGCAAGACCCACAACCAGGCGGTGTTCGACGCGTACACGGCCGACATCCGCCGCTGCCGCAGCTCGCACGTGCTGACCGGCCTGCCGGACGCCTACGGGCGCGGCCGTATTATCGGCGACTATCGGCGCGTGGCGCTCTACGGAGTGACTCGCCTGGTCGAGCACAAGAAGGCGGAGAAGAACGCGCTCGACTTCGCCATGTCGACCGACGAGATCATCCGCGACCGCGAGGAGCTGGCCGAGCAGACGCGCGCGCTGGGCGAGCTCGAGCAGATGGCCAAGAGCTACGGCTGCGACGTCTCGCAGCCCGCGCGCAATGCGCGCGAGGCCGTGCAGTGGCTGTACTTCGGCTATCTCGCCGGCGTGAAGGAGCAGAACGGCGCGGCCATGTCGCTGGGCCGCACGTCGACCTTCCTCGACGTGTACTTCGAGCGCGACCTGGCCTCGGGCGCGCTCAGCGAGTCACAGGCGCAGGAGATCATCGACGACTTCGTGATCAAGCTGCGCATCGTGCGCTTCCTGCGCACGCCCGAGTACGACGAGCTGTTCGCGGGCGACCCGACCTGGGTCACCGAGTCGATCGGAGGCATGGGCGACGACGGGCGCTCGCTCGTGACCAAGACCAGCTTTCGCATGCTGCAGACGCTCTACAACCTGGGTCCCGCGCCCGAGCCGAACCTCACGATCTGGTACTCGCCTCGCCTGCCGGACGGCTTCCGGCGCTTCTCCGCCCGGGTCTCGATCGACACCAGCTCGGTGCAGTTCGAGAGCGACGAGATCATGCGCCGCGCCTGGGGCGACGACGGCGCGATCGCCTGCTGCGTCTCGCCCATGCTGCTGGGCAAGCAGATGCAGTTCTTCGGGGCGCGCGCCAACCTGGCCAAGTGTCTCCTGTACGCGATCAATGGCGGCCGCGACGAGGTCAGCGGCGACCAGATCGCCCCGAAGAGCGAGCCGGTGCAGGGCGACGCGCTCGACTTCGACGACGTGCTGGCGAAGTTCGAACGCACCATGGAGTGGCTCGCGGGCGTGTACGTGAACGCCATGAACGTGATCCACTACATGCACGACAAGTACGCCTACGAGCGGCTCGAGATGGCGCTGCACGACTACGCGCCGCTGCGCACCATGGCCTTCGGCATCGCGGGCCTGTCGGTCGTGGCCGACAGCCTGTCCGCGATCAAGCACGCCAAGGTGCGTGTGACTCGTGACTCCACGGGTCTGGTGATCGACTACCACACCGAGGGCGCGTTCCCGATGTTCGGCAACAACGACAACCGCGTCGACCAGCTCGCGGTATGGGCGGTCAGCACGTTCATGCAGAAGCTCCGCAAGTACCCGACCTACCGCAACGCCGTGCACACCCAGTCGGTGCTCACGATCACCTCGAACGTGGTGTACGGGAAGGCCACCGGGAACACGCCCGACGGGCGCAGGCAGGGCGAGCCGTTCGCGCCCGGCGCCAACCCGATGCACGGCCGGGACAGTCACGGCATCCACGCCTCGGCCGCGTCGGTGGCCAAGATCCCCTACCGCGACGCCGCGGACGGCATCTCACTCACCACGACGCTCGTGCCGACCGGGCTGGGGCGCATTCCGCAGGACCAGATCACCAACCTGACGGCAATGCTCGACGCCTTCTTCACCACCACCGGCTACCACATGAACGTGAACGTGTTGAACCGCGAGACGCTGCTCGACGCCATGGACCACCCCGAGAAGTACCCGAGCCTGACGATCCGCGTGTCGGGCTACGCGGTGAACTTCGTGCGACTCACGCGCGAGCAGCAGATGGACGTGATCAACCGGACCTTCCACGGCGGAGGCCGCCATGCCTGA